The proteins below come from a single Cervus elaphus chromosome 4, mCerEla1.1, whole genome shotgun sequence genomic window:
- the IRF2BP1 gene encoding interferon regulatory factor 2-binding protein 1 yields the protein MASVQASRRQWCYLCDLPKMPWAMVWDFSEAVCRGCVNFEGADRIELLIDAARQLKRSHVLPEGRSPGPPALKHPATKDLAAAAAQGPQLPPPQAQPQPSGTGGAVSGQDRYDRATSSGRLPLPSPALEYTLGSRLANGLGREEAVAEGARRALLGSMPGLVPPGLLAAAVSGLGSRGLTLAPGLSPARPAFGSDFEKEKQQRNADCLAELNEAMRGRAEEWHGRPKAVREQLLALSACAPFNVRFKKDHGLVGRVFAFDATARPPGYEFELKLFTEYPCGSGNVYAGVLAVARQMFHDALREPGKALASSGFKYLEYERRHGSGEWRQLGELLTDGVRSFREPAPAEALPQQYPEPAPAALCGPPPRAPSRNLAPTPRRRKASPEPEGEAAGKMTTEEQQQRHWVAPGGPFSADTPGVPSPIAALKNVAEALGHSPKDPAGSGGPVRAGGASPAASSTAPPPAQHRLVARNGEAEVSPTAGAEAVSGGGGGTGATPGAPLCCTLCRERLEDTHFVQCPSVPGHKFCFPCSREFIKAQGPAGEVYCPSGDKCPLVGSSVPWAFMQGEIATILAGDIKVKKERDP from the coding sequence ATGGCGTCCGTGCAGGCGTCCCGCCGCCAGTGGTGCTACCTGTGCGACCTGCCCAAGATGCCGTGGGCCATGGTGTGGGACTTCAGTGAAGCCGTGTGCCGCGGATGCGTGAACTTCGAGGGCGCGGATCGCATCGAGCTGCTCATTGATGCCGCCCGCCAGCTCAAGCGCAGCCACGTGCTCCCCGAGGGCCGTTCGCCGGGGCCGCCGGCCCTCAAGCACCCGGCCACTAAAGATCTGGCTGCCGCTGCGGCACAGGGCCCTCAGTTGCCGCCTCCACAGGCCCAGCCCCAGCCGTCGGGGACAGGCGGCGCTGTCTCCGGCCAGGACCGCTATGACAGGGCCACATCGTCGGGCCGCCTCCCCCTGCCCTCGCCCGCCCTGGAGTACACCCTGGGGTCCCGCCTGGCCAATGGGCTGGGCCGCGAAGAGGCTGTGGCGGAGGGGGCGCGAAGGGCCCTGCTTGGCTCCATGCCCGGCTTGGTGCCCCCCGGGCTGCTAGCAGCTGCGGTGTCTGGCCTGGGAAGCCGAGGCCTGACGCTGGCACCCGGCTTGAGTCCTGCCCGTCCAGCTTTCGGCTCCGATTTCGAGAAGGAGAAGCAACAGAGGAATGCGGACTGTCTGGCAGAACTGAACGAGGCCATGAGGGGCCGGGCAGAGGAATGGCACGGACGCCCCAAAGCCGTGCGGGAACAACTGCTGGCGCTGTCCGCCTGCGCCCCTTTCAATGTCCGTTTCAAGAAGGATCACGGGCTGGTGGGACGTGTGTTCGCCTTCGATGCTACTGCCCGCCCGCCAGGCTACGAGTTCGAGCTGAAGCTCTTCACCGAATACCCCTGTGGTTCTGGCAACGTGTACGCAGGAGTCCTGGCCGTCGCTCGCCAGATGTTTCATGATGCTCTGCGCGAGCCGGGCAAGGCGCTGGCCTCATCAGGCTTCAAGTACCTCGAATATGAACGCCGGCATGGCTCTGGGGAATGGCGCCAGCTGGGGGAGCTGCTAACGGATGGGGTCCGCAGCTTCCGAGAGCCAGCCCCCGCCGAGGCCCTGCCCCAGCAGTATCCAGAACCGGCCCCTGCGGCCCTCTGCGGCCCTCCCCCACGAGCCCCATCCCGGAATCTGGCTCCCACTCCACGCCGTCGCAAGGCCTCCCCTGAGCCCGAGGGCGAGGCAGCTGGGAAGATGACCacagaggagcagcagcagcggcactGGGTGGCACCCGGCGGCCCATTCTCCGCTGATACCCCTGGTGTGCCCTCCCCCATCGCCGCCCTGAAGAACGTGGCCGAGGCCCTGGGCCACTCCCCCAAGGACCCTGCCGGGAGTGGGGGCCCTGTGCGCGCCGGGGGTGCCAGCCCCGCCGCCTCCTCCACGGCCCCGCCTCCAGCCCAGCATCGTCTAGTGGCCCGCAACGGTGAGGCAGAAGTGAGCCCCACAGCAGGGGCGGAAGCTGTTagcgggggtggtggtggcacCGGGGCGACCCCTGGGGCCCCCCTGTGCTGCACCCTCTGCCGGGAGCGTCTGGAAGACACCCACTTCGTCCAGTGCCCCTCAGTGCCCGGACATAAGTTTTGTTTTCCCTGCTCCCGCGAGTTCATCAAGGCTCAGGGCCCTGCTGGAGAGGTGTACTGCCCGAGCGGAGACAAGTGCCCGCtagtgggctcctctgtcccctgggCCTTCATGCAGGGAGAGATCGCCACCATCCTTGCTGGAGACATCAAGGTTAAGAAAGAACGGGACCCCTAG